CGGCCCCGAGTCCTCGGGCAAGACGACCCTGACCCTGCACGCGGTGGCGAACGCGCAGAAGGCGGGCGGCCAGGTCGCGTTCGTGGACGCGGAGCACGCCCTCGACCCCGAGTACGCGAAGAAGCTCGGCGTCGACATCGACAACCTGATCCTCTCCCAGCCGGACAACGGTGAGCAGGCCCTGGAGATCGTGGACATGCTGGTCCGCTCCGGTGCCCTCGACCTCATCGTCATCGACTCCGTCGCCGCGCTCGTACCGCGCGCGGAGATCGAGGGCGAGATGGGCGACAGCCACGTCGGTCTGCAGGCCCGGCTGATGAGCCAGGCCCTGCGGAAGATCACCAGCGCGCTCAACCAGTCCAAGACCACCGCGATCTTCATCAACCAGCTCCGCGAGAAGATCGGCGTCATGTTCGGCTCCCCGGAGACCACGACCGGTGGCCGGGCGCTGAAGTTCTACGCCTCCGTGCGCATCGACATCCGCCGCATCGAGACGCTGAAGGACGGCACGGACGCGGTCGGCAACCGCACCCGCTGCAAGGTCGTCAAGAACAAGGTCGCGCCGCCCTTCAAGCAGGCCGAGTTCGACATCCTCTACGGCCACGGCATCAGCCGCGAGGGCGGCCTGATCGACATGGGCGTGGAGCACGGCTTCGTCCGCAAGGCCGGCGCCTGGTACACGTACGAGGGCGACCAGCTCGGCCAGGGCAAGGAGAACGCGCGCAACTTCCTCAAGGACAACCCCGACCTGGCCAACGAGATCGAGAAGAAGATCAAGGAGAAGCTGGGCGTCGGCGTGCGTCCCGAGGAGCCTGCCGCCGAGCCGGGTACGGACGCCGCCCCGGCCGACGCCGCACCGGCGGTGCCCGCCCCCGCGACCGCCAAGGCCACCAAGTCCAAGGCCGCGGCAGCCAAGAGCTGACCCGTGACACGACGAACCGACTGGGCCGAGTACGCCAACGGCCCCGCCGGGACGAGCGACGGCGCGTACGGGGCGACCGCGGCCCCGTACGAGACGGAACAGACCGCCGTCGGCCCACCCGACGGCGGCCAGGAGCGCCAAGGTGACGGCGAGGCGCGCCGGAGAGGCGGACGAGCCAGTGCGACGGGCGGCACGCGCCGGCGGCGCGGGCGTGCGGAGCCGTTCACCGAGGACGGAGGTGCCACTTCCTCGTCGAGGGCCGAGAAGGGGGAGCCTCCGCGGGACCCGGTCGAGCAGGCACGGGCGATCTGCCTGCGCCTGCTGACCGGGACCCCGCGCACCCGCAGCCAGCTCGCCGACGCCCTGCGCAAGCGGGAGATCCCCGACGAGGCCGCCGAAGAGGTGCTGTCCAGGTTCGAGGAGGTCGGCCTGATCAACGACAGCGCCTTCGCGGAGGCCTGGGTGGAGTCCCGGCACCACGGCCGCGGCCTGGCCCGGCGCGCCCTCGCCAGGGAACTGCGGACCAAGGGCGTCGACAGCACACTCATCGACGCCGCGGTCTCCCGGCTGGACTCCGAGCAGGAGGAGGAGACCGCACGCGAACTGGTCGCCCGGAAGCTGCGCGCCACCAGAGGGCTCGACCGCGACAAGAGGCTGCGCCGCCTCGCGGGCATGCTGGCCCGCAAGGGCTACCCCGAGGGCATGGCCCTGCGGGTGGTCCGCCAGGCACTGGAGGAAGAGGGCGAGGACACGGAGTTCCTCGGCGAGGACGGTTTCTGACGCGTCACGGTCGCCGCTGCGCGGGGGCGACGAGCGCGCAGGAAAACCTTGCGCTCCCGGCGGGGTGAACACCTTCCGCACGGCGGTACCGTCTGCGCCGTCGCGTGACCGCCCGAGCCGCGGACACCCTCCAGCACGCCCGAAAGGCGGCCCCGCCATGCCCACGTCCGCGCGCCGCCGAAGAGCGACGCACGTTCTGCTCCTCGGCGCCGGCTGCTCCTGAGCGGTTGCGGTCTCCACTCCTCCGGGCCGGTTTCCGCGGACGACGGCCCGCTCACCCTCGGGTTCGTCAACGGCGGCGACGGTACCTTCCACACCTGCCTGCAACGGTCCGTGGAGATCACGGCCAGGAACAACTTCGCGCGGATGGTCACCGCCAACTCCGAACAGGACGCGGCGACCGAGCTGTCCAACATCGCCGGCATGATCGAGCGCGAGGTCGACGCGATCATCCTTCGGACCGTCGACACGGACGCGCTGAAGCGGGATGTCGAGCAGGCCCGGAAGGCGCACGTCCCCGTCCTCCTGACCCCCGTGAGCACCGATCCGGACGACCTCCTGGGAGCGGTCGTCGTCGGCCTGGAGGCCGTCGGCCGGCTGGACGCCCGCTGGGTCGCAGACGACGCGGCCGGGACGTGCAGGTCGGCATCGTCGCGGGCGCCCCCGGCGCCGCCTCCGACCTGCTCGTCCGCGGCTTCACCGACGCCCTGCCGGACAACGCCGAAGTCGTCGCCGAGCAGCCCGGCAGGTTCGACGCCGGGACGGCCGGGGAGGTCGCCGGCAGGAGGGCCCGGGCCCATCCCGGCCTCCACTACGCCTTCGTCGCCAACGAGCAGATGGCCTTCGCCGTCCGCGAGGCCTTCGACGCGGCCGGCGCCGACCGGGTCAGGATCGTGACGGTC
The Streptomyces sp. NBC_01723 genome window above contains:
- the recA gene encoding recombinase RecA; the encoded protein is MAGTDREKALDAALAQIERQFGKGAVMRMGERPNEPIEVIPTGSTALDVALGVGGLPRGRVVEVYGPESSGKTTLTLHAVANAQKAGGQVAFVDAEHALDPEYAKKLGVDIDNLILSQPDNGEQALEIVDMLVRSGALDLIVIDSVAALVPRAEIEGEMGDSHVGLQARLMSQALRKITSALNQSKTTAIFINQLREKIGVMFGSPETTTGGRALKFYASVRIDIRRIETLKDGTDAVGNRTRCKVVKNKVAPPFKQAEFDILYGHGISREGGLIDMGVEHGFVRKAGAWYTYEGDQLGQGKENARNFLKDNPDLANEIEKKIKEKLGVGVRPEEPAAEPGTDAAPADAAPAVPAPATAKATKSKAAAAKS
- the recX gene encoding recombination regulator RecX, yielding MTRRTDWAEYANGPAGTSDGAYGATAAPYETEQTAVGPPDGGQERQGDGEARRRGGRASATGGTRRRRGRAEPFTEDGGATSSSRAEKGEPPRDPVEQARAICLRLLTGTPRTRSQLADALRKREIPDEAAEEVLSRFEEVGLINDSAFAEAWVESRHHGRGLARRALARELRTKGVDSTLIDAAVSRLDSEQEEETARELVARKLRATRGLDRDKRLRRLAGMLARKGYPEGMALRVVRQALEEEGEDTEFLGEDGF